Proteins encoded within one genomic window of Humulus lupulus chromosome 1, drHumLupu1.1, whole genome shotgun sequence:
- the LOC133825242 gene encoding probable serine/threonine protein kinase IREH1 produces the protein MVEDEPELSVPEHQQEKRKKRSTVGTPDYLAPEILLGIGHGTTADWWSVGVILFELIVGIPPFNAEHPQTIFDNILNRKIPWPRVPNEMSPEAADLIDR, from the exons ATGGTGGAAGATGAGCCCGAGTTATCTGTGCCTGAGCATCAGCAAGAAAAACGAAAGAAACGTTCTACTGTTGGCACACCTGACTATTTGGCACCAGAGATACTATTGGGAATAGGACATG GTACAACTGCCGATTGGTGGTCAGTTGGTGTGATTTTGTTTGAACTGATTGTTGGTATTCCACCCTTCAATGCAGAGCATCCTCAG ACAATATTCGATAACATTCTTAATCGTAAAATTCCTTGGCCTCGAGTGCCTAATGAAATGAGCCCAGAAGCAGCAGATTTGATTGATCGGTAA